The genomic segment ACCCCGGCCCCGGCGACGACCGCCACGCAGTAACCCCCCAGCGGGCGCATGCAGACCGTGCGGTCCCCCATGTCGGCCGACATCAGCCGCAGCGAGCGGGCCTGAAACAGCATCGCGGTGGCAGCGACCACGCCGCCCAGCCCCCCCCCCCCGCGCAGCGCCCGCTCTCGCAGGACCTCGCCGTTGGCGCGGCACACGAGCACGCCCTGCACCCCCTGAAGGCGTCCGAGGTCCTGAATCAGGGCCTCCTGCCCCTCAGCGGTGTCCAGCGCGTAGGTGCGCCCGCCCACGGGCGCGGCGTACTCGGGGTCGTCGAACTCGAAGTCGTCGGCGCTGAGGGTGGTGTCCACAGGGTCCTCCCAGGCGGGCGCGGTCCAGGCCTGCTCGGGGCTGTTCTCGGCCCAGGCGGCGGCGGGCGGCAGGAAGAGGGTGGGGGCCTTGGGGTAACGGGCCTGCACCTCGGCGGCCAGCGTCTGCAACTCGGCGCGGGCGCGTTCGGGGGGCAGCAGCCCGGAGAGCCGCGCGAGGAGGGGGCCGCGCAGCACTGCCTGCATCTGCGCCGCCGTCACGGTGTCGGGGCTGAGGCCGCTTTCGCGCAGGGAGGCCCGCAGCATGGTGTCGGCGGCCCGGTCGGACACGATGCCGGACAGGGCGCGCACGATGAGGGTGTACACGGCATTCGTCATGGATAAACCTGCCGGGAGTGTAGGTGGGGGGGGCTTACACTTTTCTTCTTTGCGCCCACGCCCCGGCTCACGGTCCCCGGCCCGCGTCACTCGGGACGGCGCTCCCCAGCCGTTGCCGCATGCCTCGGGCGGCCACTCCATTCCGCGCCGCCCTTTCACGGTTTCTCACTCCGTTCGGCTCAGAAAGGGTTCTGAGCGCCGCTATAGACTGCCCTCCATGACCCTCACCCTTCCCGAGCGCCTCAGCCGCGAACTCGCGGGCCTGCGCGAGCAGGGGCTGCTGATCTCCCCCCGCGTCCTCGAGACCGCCAACCGCGCCCGCACCCGCGTGGACGGGCGGGATGTGGTCAACCTCGCGTCGAACAACTACCTCGGCTTTGCCGACCACCCCGAAATTAAGGCCCGTGCGGAGGAGTACCTGCGCGAGTGGGGCGCTGGGGCCGGAGCGGTGCGGACCATCGCCGGAACGCTCACCATCCACGAGGATTTCGAGCGCCAGCTCGCCGAGTTCAAGCACACCGGAAGTGCGCTGGTGCTCCAGAGCGGCTTTACCACCAACCAGGGCGTGCTGGGCACCCTGCTGCAGCCCGGCGACCTCGTGGTGAGCGACGAACTGAACCACGCCAGCATCATCGACGGCCTGCGGCTGACCAAGGCCACCAAGAAGATCTACCGGCACAGCGACCCCGACGACCTCGACCGGGTGCTGGCCGAGAACCCCACCGACGGCCTGAAGATGGTCGTGACCGACGGCGTGTTCAGCATGGACGGGGATATCGCGCCCCTCGACCGGTTGATCGAGGTGGCCCGCAAGCACGGGGCCGTGACCTACGTGGACGACGCCCACGGCTCGGGCGTGCTGGGCGAGGCCGGACGCGGGACCGTCCACCACTTCGGCTACGAGCACGCCGAGGACGTGATTCAGGTCGGGACGCTCAGCAAGGCCTGGGGCGTCGTGGGCGGCTATGCGGCGGGGCACGCCGACCTGCGGCAACTCCTGATCAACCGGGCGCGGCCCTACCTCTTCTCCACGGCCCACCCGCCCGCCGTCGTGGGCGCCCTCTCGGCGGCGCTGGACCTCGTGCAGCGCGACCCCTCCTTCATGGAGCGGCTGTGGGACAACACCCGCTTCTTCAAGGCCGAACTCGCCCGGCTGGGCTTCGACACGATGGGCAGCCAGACGCCCATCACGCCCGTGTTGTTCGGGGAGCCGGAGGCCGCCTTCGAGGCCAGCCGACGGCTGCTGGACGAAGGGGTCTTTGCGGTCGGTCTGGGGTTCCCGACCGTGCCGCGCGGTCAGGCCCGCATCCGCAACATCGTGACCGCCGAGCACACGCGGGACGACCTGGAGCACGCGCTCGCGGCCTATGAGCGGGTGGGCCGGGCGCTGGGCGTGATCGGCTGACCGGACGGGGCCGGGCCACCCGCCGCCCTGGCTCCCCCTATCATCCCTCCATGACGAGTTCCCGCCCGCCCGTGGGCGACAAGCAGGACCGGGGGCGTGAGGTGCAGGCGATGTTCGCCTCCATCGCGCCCCGCTACGACCTTCTCAACCGGGTGCTGAGCCTCGGCGTGGACCGCGCGTGGCGGCGGGAGGCCGCGCGGGAGGCGCTGGCCCTGTCGCCCCGGCGCATCCTCGACGTGGCGACCGGCACCGGGGACTTCGCGCTGGAGCTGAAGGCCCGTGCCCCGCACGCCGAGGTTGTGGGCAGCGACTTCGTGCCCCAGATGCTGGAGATCGCCCGCGAGAAGGCGAGGGGACGGCATCTGGAACTGCGGCTGGAGGAGGGCGACGCCCTGAACCTGCCCCACCCCGACGGTTCCTTCGACGCCGTGACCTGCGCCTTCGGCTTCCGCAACTTTGCCGACTATGCGCGGGGCCTCTCGGAGATGTGGCGGGTGCTGACGCCGGGCGGGCGGCTGGTCATTCTGGAGTTCCCGCCGCCCCGTCCGGGCCTCTTCGGGGCGCTGTTCCGCTTCTACTTCCGGCAGATTCTCCCGCGCGTCGGTGCACTCGTCAGCGGCAACGCGGGGGCGTATACCTACCTCCCCGAAAGCGTGCTCGCCTTTCCCGACCCCGAGCGCCTCGCGGGGCTGATGCACGCGACGGGTTTCCGCACGCGCTACCGACTGCTGACCTTCGGCATCGCGGCGATCCATGTGGGGGACAAGGGGTAACGGCCCCGACCAACGAAAAAGGCTCCCACCAGGGGAGCCTCTTTTACTTGTACTTTGACTTGCTGCTGCTCAGACCGCGAGGACCTGACGGCCCGCGTAGGTGCCGCAGCTCGGGCAGACGTGGTGCTGGAGCTTCTTGGCGTGGCACTGGGGGCACTCGACGAGGTTGGGGGCGACAAGGGCGTGGTGGCTGCGGCGCATGTCGCGCTTGCTCTTGCTGGTCTTCTTCTTGGGAACGGGATGCTTCGCCATGATCTTTTCTCCTGGGGCCGCACGGCGTCTCCCGCCGGGGCGCTCGGTTCCCGTCTGCCCGCTGGGGCCAGGAACGAGACAACAGCCGGGAGTATAGCATAGGGCGGCTCCTGCTCACCTCTCCTGCGGGATCACGGCCACAGGCTCATGACCAGCAACCCTGCGCCCGCGAGGCCCGCGCCGCCCCCCAGCACGGCGCCGACCAGCCCGCGCAGCCACCTCAGCACCGGCCAGTCCTGCTCGCCCTCCTCGGTCCAGAAGGCATGCAGGCCGGGTTCCCGGTACTCCCGCCAGAACAGCCAGGCCAGCGCCAGACAGCCCAGGCCTGATCTGAAGGTCACGGCGCGGTTCACGCACCGCAGTGTACCGGCGCCCTGTACGGTGGGGACGTGCAAGAGCTGGCCCTGCCCCCGATCTCCCCGGCCACCCTGGAAACGGGGCTGCGGGTGCTCGACCTCACGGGCATTCTGGCCTTCAGTCTGTCGGGAGCGCTCCTGGCGGTGCGCAAACGCTTCGACCTGTTCGGCGTGCTGGTGCTGGGCTGCGTGACGGCGGTGGGCGGCGGCGCGATTCGCGACACGCTGACCGGGCAGGCCCTTCCCCTCTTCCTGCGCGACGAGACGTATCTGTGGGTGGCCCTCGCGGGCGCCGTGACCGCCTTTGCCTTCGGGGAACGGCTGGCCCGCTTCGAGAAGGCCCTCAGCGTGTTCGACTCGGTGGGGTTGAGTCTCTTCGCCGCGTCGGGGGCGCTGGGGGCCATCGCGGCGGGGCTGGGGCCGCTGGGCGTGATTTTTGCGGGTGCACTCAGCGGGGTGGGGGGCGGCATCATCCGCGACCTGATCGCCAACGAGGTTCCGGAGGTGATGTACCGCCGCGACCAGCTCTATGCCACCGCCGCCGCCGCCGGTGCCCTCACCGTGTACCTGCTGTACCCGCACCTCACGCCCTTTCAGGCGCAGCTCAGCGGCGCGGCCGTGGTGCTGCTGCTGCGCTGGCTCTCGCGCCGGGGCTGGGCGCGGCTGCCGGTGCGGCGGTTGCCGGAGGGGTGAGGGGAGGGCAACAATACCCCTCAGTCCGCTTCGCTGACAGCTCCCCTCAAAGGGAGCCTTGAAGCGTACGAAACTGGAGGGACGCTCCTCATGAAAGCCTCCCTTTTAAGGGGAGGTGCCCCCGGAGGGGGCGGAGGGGTAGCGCACGCGACTCTGCTTTAAATCACCCCCCTCCCCCATGCCCTACACTGTCCCCACCATGTCTACACAAGCTGACCGGCCCGCCGGATTCCGTACCCGTGCCGTCCACGCGGGGCACGGCCTCGACCCGGTGACGGGCGCCCACGCGGTGCCCATCTACGCGACCTCCACCTTCGGCTACGGCACGGCCGAGCGCGGGGGGCGGCTCTTCGCGGGCGAGGAAAGCGGCTACTTCTACTCCCGGCTCTCCAACCCCACCGTGACCGCCTTCGAGGAAAAGGTCGCCAGCCTGGAAGGGGCGGGGGCCGCCGTCGCCTTCGGCAGCGGCATGGGCGGGGCGAGTGCCATCGCGCTGACCCTGCTCAAGACGGGGGACGAGGTGGCTTTCGTCGGCCCGCTGTACGGCGGCACAGAAGGGCTGCTGCGCGACATCCTGGGCCGCTTCGGGGTGACCGTCCACGAGGCAGCGGACGTGGAGGCGCTGCGCGGTGTGGTGACGGAGCGCACCCGGCTGGTCTGGCTGGAAACGCCCACCAACCCCACCGTGGGGATCGTGGACCTCGCGGCGGCCTCGGCGGTCGCGCACGCGGCGGGGGCGCTCGTCGTGGTGGACAACACCTTCGCCACGCCGTACCTGACGCGTCCGCTGGAGCATGGGGCCGACCTCGTGATGCACTCGGCCACCAAGTACCTCGGCGGGCACGGGGACGTGGTCGCGGGCGTGGTCGTGGGGTCGGCGGACCTCGTGACCGAGCTGCGGCTGCATGGGCTGCGGCACGTCGGCTCGGTGCTCGGCCCCTTCGAGGCCTACCTGCTGCTGCGCGGCCTCAAGACCCTGCCGCTGCGGATGGAAGCCCACTGCCAGGGCGCGATGGCGCTCGCGCGGGCGCTGGAAGGCCACCCGGCCCTGAAAGCCCTGCACTACCCCGGCCTCCCTTCTCACACCGGCCACGCGGTCGCGGCGCGGCAGATGCGCTCGTTTGGGGGCCTGCTCAGCATCGACCTGGGGACCCAGGAGGCCGCCTTCGCCTTCCTGAACAACCTGAAGCTGTTCACCCAGGCCGTCAGCCTCGGGGATGTGGAGAGCCTCTCGTGCCACCCGGCCAGCACCACCCACCAACTGCTGGGTGAGGAAACGCTGCTGCGTCAGGGCGTCACGCCGGGCCTGGTGCGCCTCTCGGTGGGCATCGAGGACGAGGCCGACCTGATCACGGACGTGCTCGGAGCGCTGGAGCGCGTGCCCGTGGGCGCGGGGGACTGAGGGCCGGGAGGGGCGGGTTCGGCAGCATCGCCTACCGTCCCGGCGGCTTGGGACAGGGTAGAACCCGGCCATGATTCAGCCCGAGCGGGTGGAATGGTTGCGGCGGGGAGAGCCGGGGCGGGGCGGCTTCGTGCTGCTGTGGGTGCAGTCCAGCGTGCGGACGGTGGGCAACCACGCCCTGGAATACGCCGCCCTGGAAGCCCGGCGCCTCGGCGTGCCCCTCGCCGCCGTCTTCGCCCTGAACCCCGCCTACCCCGAGGCGAACGCCCGCCACTTCCAGTACCTGCTGGAGGGGCTGCGCGACCTGCGGGCCGGGCTGGCGGCGCGGGGCATTCCCCTCGCCATCCGAATCGGTGACCCACCCCAGGAGGTCTGGCAGGCCGCACGGGGGGCCAGCCTCGTCGTGACCGACCGGGGGTACCTGCGCCCCGGCCGCCAGTGGCGGGCGAGCCTGGCGGAGCGGCTGGAGGTGCCCTTCGTGCAGATTGAATCCGACGCGGTGGTGCCTGTCCGCCTCGTTTCCTCACGGCAGGAGGTGGGGGCGCGGACCCTGCGGCCCAAGCTGCACCGCGTGCTGGAGCGCTTTCTGGTGCCGGTGGAGGTGCAGGAGGGCGCCCAGGGCCAGCCCGATTGGGATCCCGGTCTGGACGTGTCCGACCCCGCGCTGACCGTGCGGGCGCTCGGCGTGGACAACAGCGTGCCCCCCGGCGAGGAGGAGGGCGGCGAGATGAAGGCTCTCTCCCGGCTGGAGCACTTCGTCACCCGGTTGCTGCCCGGCTACGACTCCGGGCGGCGCGACCCCAACGTGGACGGGGGCAGCCGCCTGAGCGCCTACCTGCACTACGGGCACCTCTCGCCCCTGACGGCGGCTCTTGCCGCGCGGGAACATTCGGACGGCGGCCCCGGCCTCGACACCTTTCTGGAAGAGATGATCGTGCGGCGCGAACTCAGCTTCAATTTCTGCGAGTTCAATCCCGACTACGACCGCTACGAGGGGCTGCCGAGGTGGGCGCGGGAGAACCTGGAGGCCCACGCTGCCGATCCCCGCCCGCACCTCTACACCCGCGAGCAGTTGGACGCGGCGCAGACCCACGACCGCTACTGGAACGCTGCCCACACCGAGATGGTCCGCACCGGCCGGATGCACAACGCCATGCGGATGTACTGGGGCAAGAAGATTCTGGAGTGGAGCGCGACCCCGCAGGAGGCCTACGCCACGACCCTGTGGCTGAACAACCGCTACCAGCTCGACGGCCGCGACGCTAACTCTTACGCCAGCGTGGGCTGGATTTTCGGCCTGCATGACCGCCCCTGGGCACGGCGCCCGATCTTTGGCACGGTGCGCTACCTCGCGGCGAGCGGCCTGAACCGCAAGTTCGACGCCGACGCCTACGCCCGGCGCTGGACTGAGAGCATTTGACGAAAAACTTGTCACCCTGAGCGACAGCGAAGGGTCTCGCCAACGGGGTTGAGGGACGCTTCGCTCGCGCTCATCATGACCATTGTCGTGTCGAGTGCTTTAAAGCATTTGACAGAAAAACGTTGTCACCCTGAGCGCCGCGAAGGGTCTCACAGACGGGACCGAGGGATGCTTCGCTGGCGCTCAGCATGACACTTCTTGTGTCAAATGCTCTAGGGCAAGCGGGCCTCCGGTGAGGCTCGTACACATTTCACTCATGCGCGGGGGCCGGGTGCTATGCTCGGCCCGAACCGCTGGTGTCCGGTTCCCCTGATTGAGGGCAAACAGCAACAGGGCAGCGCAAGGTCTGCTTCTCCTTCCTGGGGGCAGAAGACGAGGTGGAGGTCAGCGAGAGTTTCTGCGGATGCCTCCAGGCCCCGGCACGGGCCTACCCGACCGCTCATGCGGTGAAGCGCGGCGATAAGCTTCTGCGGCGACGCAGGGATAAGGCCGCGCGGTGCGATCAAATCCAACCCAGACACCGCCTGCCCTGGCCTGAGTGCCGGGTGCGGGAGAGGAGTACCCATGTGCGGAATCGTCGGTTATATCGGCAGCAGGCAGGCGCAGGACGTCCTCATCTCCGGTCTCGCCAAGCTGGAATACCGCGGCTACGACAGCGCGGGCGTGGCGGTCGCGGACGGCGGCCAGATTGAAGTGAAGAAGAAGGCCGGGAAGCTCGCCAACCTCAGCGGAGAGCTGGAGCACGCGCCCTTGCCGGGCACCCTGGGCATCGGGCACACCCGCTGGGCCACCCACGGCCTGCCCAACGACACGAACGCGCACCCCCACGCCACCGAGGACGGGCGCATCGTGATCATCCACAACGGGATCATCGAGAACTATCTGTCCCTCAAGGCCGGGCTGATTGAACGCGGCCACACCTTCAAGAGCGAGACGGACTCGGAAGTGCTCGCCCACCTGATCGAGGAAGCCTACGCGGGCGACCTTGAGGCGGCGGTCCGCACGGCCCTCTCGCAGGTGCGCGGCGCTTACGGCATCGTGGTGACACACGTGGACCACCGCGAGATCGTCGCGGCCCGGACGGTCAGCCCGCTGGTGATGGGCGTGGGCGAGGGCGAGATGTTCCTCGCGTCGGACGTGCCCGCGCTGCTGCCCTACACCCGCAACATGGTCTTCCTGCACGACGGCGACATGGTGGTCCTGCACGACGACGGTTACCGGGTCACCGACCTGGCCGGGAACCCCCAGGAGCGCCCCATCGACCGCATCGACTGGGACGCCGAGGCCGCCGAGAAGGGCGGGTTCGACACCTACATGCTCAAGGAGATCTACGAGCAGCCCACCGCCCTGACGAACACCCTGATCGGCCGCCTGCACGACGACACGGGCGAGGTGAACCTCGACATCAACCTCGATCCGTCCTCGTTCAAGCGCATCTCGATCATCGCCTGCGGCACCGCGTACTACGCCGGGCTGGTGGGCGAGTACCTGATCGAGCAGCTCGCCCGCATTCCCGTCGAGGTGGACGTGGCCTCCGAGTACCGCTACCGCAATCCGCTGGTGAGCGAGAACACCCTCGCC from the Deinococcus sp. NW-56 genome contains:
- a CDS encoding roadblock/LC7 domain-containing protein codes for the protein MTNAVYTLIVRALSGIVSDRAADTMLRASLRESGLSPDTVTAAQMQAVLRGPLLARLSGLLPPERARAELQTLAAEVQARYPKAPTLFLPPAAAWAENSPEQAWTAPAWEDPVDTTLSADDFEFDDPEYAAPVGGRTYALDTAEGQEALIQDLGRLQGVQGVLVCRANGEVLRERALRGGGGLGGVVAATAMLFQARSLRLMSADMGDRTVCMRPLGGYCVAVVAGAGVNVGRLLAELGQVEAGAAA
- a CDS encoding glycine C-acetyltransferase, with protein sequence MTLTLPERLSRELAGLREQGLLISPRVLETANRARTRVDGRDVVNLASNNYLGFADHPEIKARAEEYLREWGAGAGAVRTIAGTLTIHEDFERQLAEFKHTGSALVLQSGFTTNQGVLGTLLQPGDLVVSDELNHASIIDGLRLTKATKKIYRHSDPDDLDRVLAENPTDGLKMVVTDGVFSMDGDIAPLDRLIEVARKHGAVTYVDDAHGSGVLGEAGRGTVHHFGYEHAEDVIQVGTLSKAWGVVGGYAAGHADLRQLLINRARPYLFSTAHPPAVVGALSAALDLVQRDPSFMERLWDNTRFFKAELARLGFDTMGSQTPITPVLFGEPEAAFEASRRLLDEGVFAVGLGFPTVPRGQARIRNIVTAEHTRDDLEHALAAYERVGRALGVIG
- the ubiE gene encoding bifunctional demethylmenaquinone methyltransferase/2-methoxy-6-polyprenyl-1,4-benzoquinol methylase UbiE; its protein translation is MTSSRPPVGDKQDRGREVQAMFASIAPRYDLLNRVLSLGVDRAWRREAAREALALSPRRILDVATGTGDFALELKARAPHAEVVGSDFVPQMLEIAREKARGRHLELRLEEGDALNLPHPDGSFDAVTCAFGFRNFADYARGLSEMWRVLTPGGRLVILEFPPPRPGLFGALFRFYFRQILPRVGALVSGNAGAYTYLPESVLAFPDPERLAGLMHATGFRTRYRLLTFGIAAIHVGDKG
- the rpmF gene encoding 50S ribosomal protein L32 — translated: MAKHPVPKKKTSKSKRDMRRSHHALVAPNLVECPQCHAKKLQHHVCPSCGTYAGRQVLAV
- a CDS encoding trimeric intracellular cation channel family protein yields the protein MQELALPPISPATLETGLRVLDLTGILAFSLSGALLAVRKRFDLFGVLVLGCVTAVGGGAIRDTLTGQALPLFLRDETYLWVALAGAVTAFAFGERLARFEKALSVFDSVGLSLFAASGALGAIAAGLGPLGVIFAGALSGVGGGIIRDLIANEVPEVMYRRDQLYATAAAAGALTVYLLYPHLTPFQAQLSGAAVVLLLRWLSRRGWARLPVRRLPEG
- a CDS encoding PLP-dependent aspartate aminotransferase family protein; translation: MSTQADRPAGFRTRAVHAGHGLDPVTGAHAVPIYATSTFGYGTAERGGRLFAGEESGYFYSRLSNPTVTAFEEKVASLEGAGAAVAFGSGMGGASAIALTLLKTGDEVAFVGPLYGGTEGLLRDILGRFGVTVHEAADVEALRGVVTERTRLVWLETPTNPTVGIVDLAAASAVAHAAGALVVVDNTFATPYLTRPLEHGADLVMHSATKYLGGHGDVVAGVVVGSADLVTELRLHGLRHVGSVLGPFEAYLLLRGLKTLPLRMEAHCQGAMALARALEGHPALKALHYPGLPSHTGHAVAARQMRSFGGLLSIDLGTQEAAFAFLNNLKLFTQAVSLGDVESLSCHPASTTHQLLGEETLLRQGVTPGLVRLSVGIEDEADLITDVLGALERVPVGAGD
- a CDS encoding deoxyribodipyrimidine photo-lyase, with product MIQPERVEWLRRGEPGRGGFVLLWVQSSVRTVGNHALEYAALEARRLGVPLAAVFALNPAYPEANARHFQYLLEGLRDLRAGLAARGIPLAIRIGDPPQEVWQAARGASLVVTDRGYLRPGRQWRASLAERLEVPFVQIESDAVVPVRLVSSRQEVGARTLRPKLHRVLERFLVPVEVQEGAQGQPDWDPGLDVSDPALTVRALGVDNSVPPGEEEGGEMKALSRLEHFVTRLLPGYDSGRRDPNVDGGSRLSAYLHYGHLSPLTAALAAREHSDGGPGLDTFLEEMIVRRELSFNFCEFNPDYDRYEGLPRWARENLEAHAADPRPHLYTREQLDAAQTHDRYWNAAHTEMVRTGRMHNAMRMYWGKKILEWSATPQEAYATTLWLNNRYQLDGRDANSYASVGWIFGLHDRPWARRPIFGTVRYLAASGLNRKFDADAYARRWTESI
- the glmS gene encoding glutamine--fructose-6-phosphate transaminase (isomerizing), which gives rise to MCGIVGYIGSRQAQDVLISGLAKLEYRGYDSAGVAVADGGQIEVKKKAGKLANLSGELEHAPLPGTLGIGHTRWATHGLPNDTNAHPHATEDGRIVIIHNGIIENYLSLKAGLIERGHTFKSETDSEVLAHLIEEAYAGDLEAAVRTALSQVRGAYGIVVTHVDHREIVAARTVSPLVMGVGEGEMFLASDVPALLPYTRNMVFLHDGDMVVLHDDGYRVTDLAGNPQERPIDRIDWDAEAAEKGGFDTYMLKEIYEQPTALTNTLIGRLHDDTGEVNLDINLDPSSFKRISIIACGTAYYAGLVGEYLIEQLARIPVEVDVASEYRYRNPLVSENTLAIVVSQSGETIDTLEALREAKKGGAKTLGVINAKGSSMTRELDDTLYIHAGPEIGVASTKAYTSMVGAFVMLALWLGRARGTLTDAQAQDLLHATRELPRLVEEALNPARVAEIKRVAEKYAQARDYLFLGRGVNAPTAFEGALKLKEISYIHAEAYAAGEMKHGPIALIDSNLPVVVVATESFLLEKTISNVQEVRARSGKVIALLSDGDTENAQHADDVLYVPRAHEMVSPVVNAVALQLLAYFTASYLGKDVDKPRNLAKSVTVE